One Limisphaerales bacterium DNA window includes the following coding sequences:
- a CDS encoding DUF1553 domain-containing protein, whose product MKWVFFIALLPLVAVADSYSGKILADKPVAYWRFGESVDLPVKSLVGKLNATLSAQHPSGPRPIFYPDFSKDNRALQLTANGGFVRVIDPGKKSALDFTKGDSITLEAWVSPDPLAGGRMMYVIGKGRTGQKRFATNNQNYALRLVGVKGGTGLSFLFRDATNSGESSWHRWTSTDALSDRGDWHHIAVTYTFGKGDSIRGYLDGKPATGTWDMGGQTDRAPFVDDDELRIGASAPGPAGIPFVGRLDEVAIYRQALSPQRIASRFNSAGREFVLKREDVPIDQVAITIHENVGSDWNYAATDAQAMFGQSSFAIPFIPSKYNSKALIVQWSDSLLLRAASRVDVPKGKHRILLRSRTRSRLFVDGKNIAQLETGYGSTSAHGKVSTAPKDHGGHTRFLRPGMQEVVVGFESLGSQHFFLLEAFIGGKGKRPETGDLSVSISIDGAPFKLLSPTHDIALTDGNWIDYAEKTQEAIRVFNQAARATIGIEESEKWKKRHLSTLERVAQNQSVPVPDGTPGHPANNAIDHFINARLIAAGRRPAALTDDWAFLRRVSLDANGVVPSPKTIAQFQADQKPGRRARAIDRLLENNRAWADHWTGYWQDVLAENPNILKPKLNNTGPFRFWIHESLQDNKSMDRFVTELVMMEGSSFYGGPAGFGVATQNDVPMAAKAQVLGQAFLGMQMKCARCHDAPFHNFNQKDLFSIAAMLQRAPLEVPKTSSVPMIEGVRKPRVEVTLKPGTKVAAAWPFKSNKLTAPIHADSRAQLATFITEIQSDRFAKVTVNRVWQRYLGWGLVERAGDWEMAKPSHPALLEWLAHEFVRSGYDLQQLARLIMNSHVYQRQIDVGFASAGKPETRLFVGPARRRMSAEQLIDSLYAVAGKRMGVEMLTLDVNGRGAINVFLNLGHPRRAWEFTSLSNERDRPSLALPKAQSVVDILSTFGWRDARQDAVTKRDHEPNVLQPALMANGIVGRRITQLSDDSAFTELALQEFNTQELLEQIYLRILSRPPNPKERAMMHDHICQTFAFRVLEGAKKKESREQVLDVSWNNHLSSDSNRIKVELERLALEGDPPTKRLRAGWRKQIEDVIYALVNSPEFIFIP is encoded by the coding sequence ATGAAATGGGTATTTTTCATCGCGTTGCTTCCGCTCGTTGCGGTGGCGGATTCTTACTCCGGAAAAATTCTGGCGGACAAGCCAGTGGCGTATTGGCGTTTCGGGGAGTCGGTTGATTTGCCGGTGAAATCTTTGGTCGGAAAATTAAATGCAACACTGTCGGCTCAACATCCGTCAGGGCCGCGCCCGATTTTTTATCCTGATTTCTCCAAAGACAACAGGGCACTGCAATTGACGGCGAATGGTGGCTTTGTGCGGGTGATTGATCCGGGTAAAAAAAGCGCGTTGGATTTCACAAAGGGCGATTCAATTACGCTGGAAGCGTGGGTCTCCCCGGATCCGCTGGCGGGTGGGCGGATGATGTACGTTATCGGCAAGGGGCGCACGGGCCAGAAAAGGTTTGCGACCAACAATCAAAACTATGCGTTACGGTTGGTGGGCGTGAAGGGCGGCACCGGGCTTTCGTTCTTATTTCGTGACGCAACTAATTCGGGCGAGAGTTCGTGGCACCGATGGACATCCACTGACGCACTGAGCGATCGCGGCGACTGGCATCACATTGCGGTGACCTACACCTTTGGCAAAGGCGACAGCATCCGCGGTTACCTCGACGGCAAGCCAGCCACAGGCACATGGGATATGGGTGGCCAAACGGATCGCGCACCGTTTGTGGATGACGACGAATTGCGAATCGGTGCGTCAGCGCCGGGGCCGGCGGGGATTCCATTTGTGGGACGGCTCGATGAGGTTGCGATTTATCGACAAGCGCTTTCACCGCAACGCATCGCGAGCCGTTTCAACAGTGCCGGCCGCGAGTTTGTACTCAAGCGGGAAGACGTGCCAATTGACCAAGTAGCCATCACCATCCACGAAAATGTGGGCAGCGATTGGAATTACGCGGCCACCGATGCGCAGGCGATGTTCGGGCAATCGTCGTTCGCGATTCCCTTTATACCGAGCAAATACAATTCCAAGGCGCTCATTGTTCAGTGGTCTGATTCGCTGCTATTGCGTGCGGCCTCAAGGGTGGATGTGCCGAAAGGCAAACATCGGATATTGCTCCGCTCGCGGACACGTTCGCGATTGTTTGTGGATGGGAAAAACATCGCACAATTAGAAACCGGTTACGGCAGCACCAGCGCTCACGGCAAAGTGTCCACCGCTCCGAAAGATCACGGAGGGCACACGCGTTTCCTGCGGCCGGGTATGCAGGAGGTTGTTGTGGGATTCGAATCATTGGGCAGTCAGCATTTTTTCCTGTTGGAAGCCTTCATCGGCGGCAAAGGTAAGCGACCTGAAACAGGCGATTTATCTGTCAGCATTTCAATCGACGGCGCACCGTTCAAACTACTTTCGCCGACTCACGACATCGCGTTGACCGATGGCAACTGGATTGATTACGCCGAGAAAACACAGGAAGCGATTCGTGTGTTTAATCAAGCCGCCCGCGCCACGATTGGAATTGAGGAATCAGAAAAATGGAAAAAACGGCACCTAAGCACGCTTGAACGGGTGGCCCAAAATCAATCAGTTCCAGTGCCAGATGGCACTCCGGGGCATCCCGCGAACAATGCCATCGACCATTTCATTAATGCCCGATTAATCGCAGCGGGGCGGCGTCCCGCCGCGTTAACCGACGATTGGGCTTTTCTCCGGCGAGTTTCGCTGGACGCCAATGGTGTGGTGCCTTCACCAAAAACGATCGCCCAGTTTCAAGCGGACCAAAAACCGGGCCGCCGCGCGCGCGCGATTGATCGGCTGTTAGAAAACAATCGCGCGTGGGCTGACCACTGGACGGGTTACTGGCAGGATGTGTTGGCAGAAAATCCGAACATTCTCAAACCCAAACTCAACAACACCGGCCCGTTTCGTTTTTGGATTCACGAAAGTTTGCAGGACAACAAATCGATGGATCGTTTCGTCACCGAATTGGTGATGATGGAGGGGAGTAGTTTTTACGGTGGCCCGGCGGGGTTCGGTGTGGCCACGCAAAACGACGTGCCGATGGCCGCCAAGGCGCAGGTGCTCGGCCAGGCTTTTCTTGGCATGCAAATGAAATGTGCCCGTTGTCACGACGCGCCGTTTCATAATTTCAATCAGAAAGATTTATTCAGTATCGCCGCCATGCTGCAGCGCGCGCCTCTCGAAGTACCGAAAACCAGCAGTGTTCCAATGATCGAAGGCGTCCGCAAACCGCGTGTCGAAGTCACGCTCAAGCCCGGAACCAAAGTGGCAGCGGCGTGGCCGTTCAAAAGCAACAAACTCACTGCGCCAATCCACGCCGACTCGCGCGCGCAATTGGCCACCTTCATCACTGAAATTCAGAGTGATCGTTTCGCCAAGGTCACCGTCAATCGCGTGTGGCAGCGTTATCTGGGTTGGGGACTTGTGGAGCGCGCAGGCGATTGGGAAATGGCCAAGCCGTCGCATCCTGCGTTACTGGAATGGTTGGCGCATGAATTTGTCAGGAGTGGATATGATTTGCAGCAACTCGCACGGCTCATCATGAATTCGCATGTGTACCAACGGCAAATCGATGTTGGGTTTGCGTCTGCAGGTAAACCTGAAACTCGACTTTTTGTGGGGCCGGCCCGGCGCCGTATGTCGGCCGAACAGCTCATCGATTCGCTCTATGCAGTGGCGGGAAAACGAATGGGAGTAGAAATGCTCACGCTCGACGTGAACGGTCGTGGCGCGATCAATGTTTTTTTAAACCTCGGTCATCCACGCCGCGCGTGGGAATTTACTTCATTGTCAAATGAACGCGATCGGCCCTCGCTCGCTCTGCCTAAAGCGCAAAGCGTTGTTGATATTCTTTCAACCTTTGGCTGGCGCGACGCCCGGCAAGACGCCGTCACCAAACGCGACCATGAACCCAACGTTCTCCAACCCGCCCTCATGGCCAACGGCATCGTGGGTCGCCGTATCACGCAACTTTCAGATGACAGCGCATTTACGGAGTTGGCTCTGCAGGAATTCAACACTCAAGAATTGTTGGAGCAAATTTATTTGCGAATCTTATCGCGTCCACCAAACCCGAAAGAACGCGCAATGATGCACGATCACATTTGCCAGACGTTTGCCTTTCGGGTTTTGGAGGGTGCCAAGAAAAAGGAGTCTCGTGAGCAGGTGCTGGACGTTTCGTGGAACAATCATTTGTCATCCGATTCGAACCGCATCAAAGTTGAACTTGAGCGTTTAGCGCTCGAAGGGGATCCGCCCACGAAACGTCTGCGTGCTGGCTGGCGCAAGCAAATCGAAGATGTGATTTATGCACTGGTCAATTCGCCCGAATTTATTTTTATCCCGTGA
- a CDS encoding DUF3500 domain-containing protein, giving the protein MKTTPHIDALDCCETSRREFLQAAGAGMALAATAPMAHALAENLSAPETLTTQLYKTLSEKQRKSVCFAWEHPLRNRVENNWHIQKKLAVGDMEDDQIDLVKQIFNGLHSDEYRKAVYDQVVEDSPGGFDDSAIAIFGKPGTGKFELVFTGRHVTRRCDGDSLDGAAFGGPIFYGHAADGFNEKADHKGNAYWFQAKRPNELFQALDGKQRKAALLGKSRGEKGTSTVKLTGKKEGLPGLRTADMSKDQQGLMRSVMKDMLAPFREKDAAESIKLIEKNGFDNLHIAFYKNENIGKDEVWDVWQVEGPAMLWYFRGKPHVHTWLHIRDKA; this is encoded by the coding sequence ATGAAAACCACCCCTCACATTGACGCTCTCGATTGCTGTGAAACTTCACGGCGCGAATTCCTGCAAGCCGCCGGTGCTGGCATGGCCTTGGCAGCCACGGCTCCGATGGCCCATGCATTGGCCGAAAACCTTTCCGCGCCGGAGACGTTGACCACGCAACTCTACAAAACGCTCAGCGAAAAACAGCGCAAGTCGGTTTGTTTTGCGTGGGAGCATCCGCTACGTAATCGCGTGGAGAACAACTGGCACATCCAAAAGAAACTCGCCGTTGGCGATATGGAAGATGACCAAATCGATCTTGTGAAACAAATCTTCAACGGCCTTCACAGCGACGAATATCGCAAGGCGGTTTATGATCAGGTGGTGGAAGATTCGCCGGGCGGCTTTGATGACAGCGCAATCGCGATTTTTGGAAAACCGGGCACAGGCAAGTTTGAGTTGGTGTTCACCGGTCGCCACGTCACGCGGCGGTGCGATGGCGACTCGCTCGACGGCGCAGCATTCGGCGGCCCGATTTTTTATGGGCACGCCGCTGATGGCTTCAATGAAAAAGCCGACCACAAAGGCAACGCTTACTGGTTCCAAGCCAAACGACCGAATGAACTTTTCCAAGCGCTGGACGGCAAGCAGCGCAAGGCAGCGCTGCTCGGCAAATCGCGTGGCGAAAAAGGCACCAGCACGGTGAAGCTCACCGGCAAAAAAGAAGGCCTTCCCGGCCTGCGCACCGCCGACATGAGCAAGGATCAACAGGGCCTCATGCGTTCGGTGATGAAAGACATGCTCGCGCCGTTCCGCGAAAAGGATGCGGCGGAATCAATCAAGCTCATCGAGAAAAACGGGTTCGATAATCTGCACATCGCCTTTTACAAAAATGAAAATATTGGTAAGGACGAAGTGTGGGACGTTTGGCAAGTGGAAGGCCCGGCGATGCTTTGGTATTTCCGTGGAAAACCGCACGTGCACACGTGGCTCCACATTCGCGACAAGGCTTAA
- a CDS encoding DUF1501 domain-containing protein, translating into MKTTETNYNRRQFLATSALGAAVLPNALAAPKKFPKGKAEHCIFIWLGGGSCHVDTWDPKRKGDAKLKKAGSYYDPIDTTVPGVQVCEHLKQCAGLMEHFSLLRTVNHNVIDEHAAATNQMHTGRPTSGTIVYPSIGSVVAHERGKAVDSAPAYVVMGYPNLTRGPGFLGAKHSYVYLTDTKAGPAGLTRPKDIPIARQTDRDRLLNTLRSDYLKRNAKDAAIAGYNAVITEAQSLAGGEFMSAFNLKSEPAKLRNAYGGEFGQRCLLARRLIQRGTRFLEVSFNLNFINGTGWDTHNDGQLKQHILIQQLDQALATLIKDLRANKLLDKTLIVVSSEFGRPPEFDAGGGRGHQSKAFTVALAGGGLHNGRAVGTTDDLGKTIVEKPVSVPDLFATIHCALGINPHKNLYAGERPVPITDHGQPVRELFG; encoded by the coding sequence ATGAAGACGACCGAAACAAATTATAACCGGCGACAATTTCTCGCGACTTCCGCTTTGGGCGCAGCGGTGTTGCCCAATGCCTTGGCGGCCCCAAAAAAATTCCCCAAAGGCAAAGCCGAGCATTGCATTTTTATTTGGCTCGGTGGCGGCTCGTGTCACGTGGACACGTGGGATCCCAAACGCAAAGGCGACGCCAAACTCAAAAAAGCCGGTTCCTATTATGATCCCATCGACACAACCGTTCCGGGCGTTCAAGTCTGCGAGCACCTCAAACAATGCGCGGGTTTGATGGAGCATTTTTCACTGTTGCGCACGGTGAATCATAATGTCATCGACGAACACGCCGCGGCTACCAATCAGATGCACACTGGTCGACCCACGAGTGGCACAATTGTGTATCCCTCCATCGGCTCGGTGGTGGCGCACGAACGCGGCAAGGCGGTGGACAGCGCGCCCGCGTACGTGGTGATGGGCTACCCAAACCTCACGCGCGGGCCAGGGTTTCTCGGCGCGAAACATAGCTATGTGTATCTCACTGACACAAAGGCCGGTCCGGCGGGGCTTACCCGCCCAAAAGATATACCCATCGCCCGGCAAACGGATCGCGACCGGTTGCTGAACACATTGCGCAGTGATTACCTCAAGCGCAATGCAAAGGATGCTGCGATCGCAGGCTACAACGCCGTAATTACGGAGGCACAATCGCTTGCCGGCGGGGAGTTCATGAGTGCGTTCAATTTGAAATCCGAGCCTGCCAAATTACGTAACGCTTATGGCGGCGAATTCGGCCAGCGCTGTTTGTTGGCCCGGCGGCTGATTCAGCGCGGTACACGGTTTTTGGAAGTTTCGTTCAATCTCAATTTTATTAACGGCACCGGCTGGGATACCCACAACGACGGACAACTCAAACAGCACATTCTTATCCAGCAACTTGATCAAGCACTCGCCACACTGATTAAAGATTTGAGGGCCAACAAGCTGCTCGACAAAACGCTGATTGTCGTCTCCAGCGAATTCGGGCGCCCGCCTGAATTCGATGCCGGCGGCGGACGCGGTCACCAATCCAAAGCGTTCACCGTTGCCTTGGCCGGTGGGGGGCTGCATAATGGGCGTGCGGTGGGAACCACCGATGACCTCGGCAAAACCATTGTCGAAAAACCGGTCTCTGTTCCTGATCTCTTTGCCACCATCCACTGCGCTTTGGGAATCAATCCCCATAAAAACCTCTACGCCGGCGAACGTCCCGTTCCCATCACGGACCATGGTCAGCCGGTCCGGGAATTGTTCGGGTGA
- a CDS encoding DUF1552 domain-containing protein produces MNRSTHIPRRTFLRGLGTALALPAFDAMLPARALAAGNVKFPTRMAFIYIPNGVIPEKWHVKGEGSDFQFSHILEPLKAHREDLLVLSGLAHTKARSNGDGAGDHARANATFLTGCQARKTSGADIRVGVSVDQLAAQIIGNKTRLPSLELSSDGRRMSGNCDSGYSCAYQFNLAWKSESTPLPPESDPGLVFERLFSNGNHHEKNENRIRRERYKKSILDFVLEDAKALEKKLGYTDKRKLDEYLTSVRELEKRVTGSPTASVELPEGFSKPTGKPRDFGAHVRMMADMMALAFQTDSTRIATYLLAHDGDNRSYPHLGVKGGHHSLSHHRNNSRNISDLIKINRYHCELFAHFLDRLKSIKEGDETLLDHSMIVYGGAIGDGNRHTHHDLPVLLAGNANGTIKTGRHAVYPKETPMANLFLNMLDIMGAPAQRMGDSTGRLKGLL; encoded by the coding sequence ATGAATCGATCAACACATATTCCGCGGCGCACTTTTTTGCGTGGGTTGGGCACGGCTTTGGCCTTGCCGGCTTTTGATGCGATGTTGCCGGCGCGGGCTTTGGCGGCGGGTAACGTGAAATTTCCGACGCGGATGGCGTTTATTTACATTCCCAACGGCGTGATTCCGGAGAAGTGGCACGTGAAGGGGGAGGGGAGTGATTTTCAGTTTTCGCATATTCTCGAACCATTGAAGGCCCATCGCGAGGACTTGCTTGTTCTTAGCGGATTGGCACACACCAAGGCGCGGTCCAATGGTGACGGTGCAGGAGACCATGCCCGGGCGAATGCGACATTCCTCACCGGCTGCCAAGCGCGCAAGACATCCGGTGCGGATATTCGCGTGGGGGTTTCGGTGGATCAATTGGCCGCGCAGATCATTGGCAATAAAACGCGACTGCCTTCGTTGGAACTCAGTAGTGACGGTCGGCGTATGTCCGGTAATTGCGATTCGGGTTACAGTTGCGCGTATCAATTTAATCTCGCATGGAAAAGTGAGAGCACGCCATTGCCGCCGGAATCCGATCCGGGTTTGGTTTTCGAGCGGCTTTTCAGCAACGGCAATCACCACGAGAAAAACGAAAACCGCATCCGGCGGGAGCGTTACAAAAAGAGCATCCTCGATTTTGTGTTGGAAGACGCCAAGGCGTTGGAAAAAAAACTAGGCTACACCGACAAGCGCAAGCTCGACGAATATCTCACCTCCGTGCGGGAACTCGAAAAGCGAGTCACCGGTTCACCGACTGCCTCCGTGGAATTGCCTGAAGGCTTCAGCAAGCCGACCGGTAAGCCGCGTGATTTTGGCGCGCACGTGCGCATGATGGCCGATATGATGGCCTTGGCATTCCAAACCGATTCCACACGCATCGCCACGTATCTTCTCGCGCACGATGGCGATAATCGTAGCTATCCCCACCTCGGCGTCAAGGGGGGGCACCACAGCCTATCCCATCACCGTAATAACAGCCGGAACATTTCGGACCTCATAAAAATCAATCGTTACCATTGTGAACTCTTCGCGCATTTTCTCGATCGTTTGAAGAGTATTAAAGAAGGCGACGAGACGTTACTCGATCACAGCATGATTGTTTATGGCGGCGCGATTGGGGATGGTAATCGCCATACTCATCATGATTTGCCCGTGTTGCTTGCGGGTAACGCTAACGGCACGATTAAGACCGGGCGTCATGCCGTTTATCCTAAAGAAACGCCGATGGCAAATCTGTTCCTTAACATGCTCGACATTATGGGTGCGCCTGCGCAGCGAATGGGTGATAGCACTGGCCGGCTTAAGGGGTTGCTGTAG
- a CDS encoding DUF1592 domain-containing protein gives MLFAASVTAADLAKVSFEKNILPILKENCFSCHGDGEAKGDFSLDEFKTASDVHRGYKVWEKIRKLVLAKEMPPKNKKQQPDANQRELLVHWTRHTLDTFYHNSPPDPGRVTVRRLNRAEYNNTIRDLMRVDFKPAKDFPADDAGYGFDNIGDVLSMSPLLLEKYFAAAEKIAAQTVAVPDAEERVVPTAFQKSYFQYPIPRNQRRHAAEEFMRAFLTRAYRRPVKPEELQRLMLLAKRVVDEGGSFEHGIRMAVAATLVSPQFLFRWEFDGAPNNPKAVRSLNEYELASRLSYFIWNSMPDDELLGLARRGQLRKNLAAQIRRMLRDNKSQALVANFTGQWLRLRDLEIAQPDRRVFGAFNNELRADMRQETELYFMHVMRGNRSVLEFLDSDYTIVNERLAIWYGLKNVKGGQFRSVSLKGTPRGGVLTHASVLTLTSDPNRTSPVKRGNFVLENILGTPPPPPPDDVPDLSSSAELKGTLRQQMVKHRENPVCASCHQKMDPIGFAFENFDAIGRWRTLDNGAPINAASQLDTGEKFRDATGLRKILALRKRDLFVRCFTEKMLTFALGRGLEFYDKRAVDGIMKQMERDGFKFETMVNGIVKSLPFDMKRGEEGE, from the coding sequence ATGCTGTTTGCCGCTTCCGTGACTGCGGCGGATTTGGCGAAGGTATCATTTGAGAAGAACATCCTGCCCATTCTTAAGGAAAACTGTTTCAGTTGTCATGGTGATGGGGAGGCAAAGGGCGATTTTTCATTGGATGAATTCAAGACTGCGTCAGATGTTCATCGTGGTTATAAGGTTTGGGAAAAAATCCGAAAGCTGGTCCTTGCCAAGGAGATGCCTCCGAAAAACAAAAAACAGCAACCCGATGCAAATCAACGCGAGTTACTGGTTCATTGGACGCGGCACACGCTGGACACTTTTTACCACAATTCACCACCGGATCCCGGCCGCGTAACAGTGCGGCGGCTCAATCGCGCGGAGTATAACAACACCATTCGGGACTTGATGCGGGTGGATTTTAAGCCGGCAAAAGATTTCCCTGCGGACGATGCCGGTTACGGCTTCGATAATATTGGTGACGTGCTTTCGATGTCGCCGCTGTTGTTGGAAAAATATTTTGCAGCTGCAGAAAAAATAGCGGCGCAAACCGTGGCCGTGCCGGATGCTGAAGAACGGGTTGTCCCGACCGCGTTTCAGAAGTCCTATTTTCAATATCCCATCCCACGTAACCAACGGCGTCACGCGGCGGAGGAGTTTATGCGAGCTTTTCTCACGCGCGCCTATCGTCGGCCAGTTAAACCTGAGGAACTGCAGCGGTTGATGTTGCTGGCCAAACGGGTGGTGGACGAAGGCGGCAGCTTTGAGCATGGGATCCGCATGGCAGTTGCGGCTACGTTGGTGTCACCGCAATTTTTATTTCGTTGGGAATTTGATGGCGCACCGAATAACCCCAAGGCGGTACGTTCGCTCAATGAATATGAACTCGCTTCGCGTCTATCTTATTTTATTTGGAACAGCATGCCCGACGATGAATTACTGGGCTTGGCTCGCCGCGGTCAGTTGCGAAAAAATTTGGCCGCTCAAATTCGCCGAATGTTGCGGGATAATAAATCACAGGCTTTGGTGGCCAATTTTACCGGTCAATGGTTGCGATTACGTGATCTGGAAATAGCGCAGCCAGATCGACGGGTTTTTGGCGCTTTCAACAATGAACTCCGCGCTGATATGCGTCAGGAAACGGAACTTTATTTTATGCACGTGATGCGCGGCAACCGAAGCGTGTTGGAATTTTTGGATTCAGATTACACCATTGTGAATGAGCGCTTGGCAATTTGGTACGGCCTCAAGAATGTGAAGGGCGGCCAGTTTCGAAGTGTGTCACTCAAGGGCACCCCGCGGGGTGGTGTGCTTACGCACGCGAGCGTGCTCACCCTCACGTCAGACCCCAATCGGACTTCGCCAGTGAAGCGAGGCAATTTTGTGCTCGAAAATATTCTTGGGACGCCGCCCCCTCCGCCTCCCGATGATGTTCCAGATTTGAGCTCTTCCGCAGAATTAAAGGGAACCTTGCGCCAGCAAATGGTGAAGCACCGTGAAAATCCCGTGTGCGCTTCGTGCCACCAAAAGATGGATCCCATCGGATTTGCCTTTGAAAATTTTGACGCCATCGGCCGCTGGCGTACATTGGATAACGGCGCACCTATCAACGCCGCCTCCCAACTCGACACCGGCGAAAAATTCCGCGACGCCACCGGTCTGCGCAAAATTCTCGCACTCCGCAAGCGCGACCTCTTCGTGCGCTGTTTCACCGAGAAAATGCTCACCTTTGCCCTCGGCCGCGGCTTAGAGTTTTACGACAAACGCGCCGTCGACGGCATTATGAAACAAATGGAACGCGATGGATTTAAGTTCGAGACAATGGTGAACGGTATCGTGAAGAGTTTGCCATTTGATATGAAGAGGGGAGAAGAGGGTGAATGA